DNA from Rhipicephalus microplus isolate Deutch F79 chromosome 5, USDA_Rmic, whole genome shotgun sequence:
TTTGCCAAAAAGTATCAAGAAAGATGGATAACTCGTGATTAATAGCCTGAAAGTTCGCCTTTTTGTAGTCACgaattacttttttgttgtttgaaaCTTTTGGGAATGATGCATTAAAAGAAAAACTGAGAAGAGAATGATCGCTGATTCCGGGCAAGTACGTTATGTTGGAAGAAAAATCGGGCCGCGTAGTTAGGATTAAGTCAAGAGTGTTAGCTGCGTGAGATGATATTCTAGTTGAATGATCTACTAATTGCGTTAAAGAAAAGATAGAGCAAAAGTTAAAAAACTCAGAAGCTTGTGTCGAAAAAGGAGAAATGGAAACTGGTTGTGTAGTCCAATTTATGTTCGGAAAGTTAAAGTCACCGAGTAAAAATAAGGGATAACTGGGGAAACGTGTTACGATGTGGTTCATAACGTCGTGGAGTTCGTtaacaaatgttgaggacgacgaaGGGGAACGATAGCATGCGCCTAAGACGATTTTTTGATGGCCAATAGTGAGCAAAGCCCAGATAGTTTCAAGAGTGGTGGTAATGTGTATGCAAGAAGAAGATATGTTTTTGGATATCGCTAACAGAACACCGCCACCCCGATGCGCAGTTCGATCACAACGATAAATTGCAAAATGACTCGCTTGATTAAAAATTTCCGAGTCCTGCACATGCGGACGGAGCCACGTTTCGGTTAGTACAATTATTTGTGCATTGCAGGTATCTATTGCGGAAGATAAAGAATCATATTTGTTAAGAAGGCTTCTTATGTTCGTGAACAGAACAGAGATCCATGGGTTAGATTTAGGACCACTACCCCTCGCGCGTTCCTAGGAAGGGACACGTGCCTGGATGTTACTTTCGAAACCTCGACCAGGCCGTTCTACTTCAATAACCTGTCCAGCGTTAGTATCAAACATGTAGCATTTTTTATTAACATATAGCTTGTTGTAACGTAAGTTAAATTGGGGGGATTCTGGCAGTTTTTTTGCGAAATCAGTGAGCTTTTTTCGGATGATGCGCGTAGCGGGCGAGAAGTCTTCGCTAATGCCTAtgtcttttattttaaattggGAGCGTGCAGACAAAACTTTGTTTAGTTTTGATGTCGCTAAACTTTACAATGATGGGACGGCATCGGTTTTGTGAAAATGAGCCTAGTCGGTGTGCGCGATGAATCGAGTTTGGCGAAAATGACCCTATGACGGACGTAATTTCAGTGACCACCTTTGCTTCAGTTTCTTCCCAGGATTCTTTGACATCTGGAAACCCATGAAAAATTAAATTGTCACGTCGAGACCTATCTTCAAGCTCGTCCAGGCGAGCCTGTAGCAAGCTGTTTTGAGCAGTAGTTTCTGATACCATACTACGCATGCTTGATAGCTCACTTTTGAAGTTTTCGACAATTTTGGATTTGTTTTCTAGTTCATCTAGTCTTTTTAGTATTCCGGTTACTTTCGTCTCGACGTCCTTTTGACCGTTTTTTATGGTTTTTACATCAGCAGCTAGATCAGTGTGATTCTTCGAACTTTGAACAGAACGCGCATGAACGTCTTTAAGAAGCTGAAATAGTACACTCATTTGTTCAGCGGGGTTCTCGGGTAGCGTTTCAAGTTGCAATAGCGCTTCAGAACGCGTTGTTGGCCCAGGATTAGCTTCAATATCCCCGCAACACAATAATAGGAAGGCAGTGGAAAAGCAGTCACAAATGATATCAAACAAAACCCGTGGGCACGGGAACAGCAAAAGGCAGGTATTATTCGACTTTTTAGCATAAAGAGAATATTTTCTACACACCTGCATTGGAAAAACACGcagatcaggcatcatgcttgatgcgctgctcccgtgcccactgaggaACAGGTTGGTCCGCAAGCTGCTTTTGTGGTTTCCGGGGAGCGATGTCATTGTCGATGCTGTTGGTAGATGATGGTCGAGCTTCGCCGATGAAGTTGCATTGAAGAATATGCCACTGCTTGTGGTTTTGACGCCAGAAGAATGCACCTGCCAGAGCAGATGCGAACACGCCGAGTCAGAAGAGACAGCCGGTAGCCAGACCACCAACAGCGCAAGCGCAGCCTGCATTGGAAAAACACGcagatcaggcatcatgcttgatgcgctgctcccgtgcccactcaCTTTAGTAAGGTAAGGAACCAGCGGAGAGTTTATGAGCCGTTGAGGTTCTGAGCTTCGTGCGCTGTGACGCAGAACATCACCTCATCTTTAATAAACAACCTTGCAGGAGTGGTAGTGCTCCGCGGTTTATTCCTGCTGCAGACTGACCGTCCAGTGAGACTTCCGTGGATTTCAATGCTCTGTCGGAAATCAGCCCACCGAGATGGCGTATACGGGCAACAGTATAACACAACGCGAACATACTTCGCATTTATTTAACCGGACTCAGCACCAGTTTCGCACGATACTGTGAGGAGATACTTATTAACAGAGGAAAATTTATACAACCTGTATGCGCAAACACTTGAGACGCTTATGCACTAAACACATTGACATCGCGTCAGAatattgtgtgtttagaaaaaaagtgtttaacgattcagAGCACTTTAAGGTACTCATCATGGAGGGGACACAAAATGTCCAAGACGGACAGTTTTGCTGTACAGTTCATacagtttagaaaaaaatatagcatacccacggagtgaatgatgacaagtggggcgaaacgtctgtctgtctgtctgtctgtctgtctgtctgtctgtctgtccacccgtacgtccgtccgttcgtcaactatatgaaaaccactaacgccatctagtgatattatttccaaggacatataaaCACAACGTCACCTATTGAGCAGTTCATAAAATAGAGGTGGCTAcatcctactactactactactactactactactactactactactactactactactactactactactactacagcgaAGGGAATTAACAGCCCACACCCTAAGGACTCCGCCAATAAACGTTTCTTTACACTACGtacaaaaacaaaattttcataacattccagtaatgaGGGGCAAATGCACTTCGGCATATCTATGTGCCACGGCAAACATCACTATGTTGTACTGAACACATAATTAACCTAACATTCGTGACAGACGTGGCATGCATGTACAAAAGAACTCTGTGTGATGTCATAATACAATGGTACAACGACACAGTTCTGTGTCTAGAAAAAATATATTCTCACAGGCAGTGGACATCTGTAACATTAAAACAGAACATTGCAACTGAACAGAACATTCAGACGCACAAAAATTTGCTTAGAAAAactggtgtttagaaaaaaaatggcagcatattcacggggtgaatgatggagagtggggcgagcatccgttcgtccattcgttcttgcttccgtccgtccatgcgtccgtctgtgtgaccatccatgcgcccatccatccacccgtctgtgcgtgcgtctgttcgtgcgtccgcacttccatccgtgcgtccgtccctgcgttcgtccatgcatccacccctgcttccgtccatgcatctgtctgtgtgtccgttcgtccatctattcagcactccaagtaccaccatctcgcaccttttcatcatatattccgcatatagaagcaccaccatccagcggacattccaaggactaaacgagaggtggcacaagcacactttcttacggcttgcgcttcgtgtctacttcccacctttaaccagctcgagttcatggtatatactaattcactgtattcatggcactgcggaccaacgctcgctaaacctttctgaaaccaaggaggttacgcccagcgagtataacgtagcaaccctttcttgtcagatagtgctcaatgtacatgccaatggctgctaagggggaatgagagacaggagaattcggcttttagttagcgcgcacgctacgaatttttattgttcaacaacgcacagaaaaaatctcctaccggcaccaccttgtaggtcaaagcgtaagacatgttacatACTACGatgaaggacgaacgggtgccgctttaaggagcttcgccactaaaaagtggttaacgatttggagtactcggtactcactatgggagagctgaaagccctCCCGTGGGTCACACACTTAGTGAGGCCACATCGACATGTAGTAATACTTCAGTGTTTGTAGAAGGgcttaacaatttcgagtacttggtactcaactgtGGGAGAGAAGTAAGCCGTCCTTTCACAGACTCGGAACTTTCGGATATTCCAATTATCGGCAAACTCGTTATGAGCTGATTTACCATTGTTCAACTCTGTGAGGTAACCCCAGCATGCGGCACAAGGTACGATCTGTTAAATGTTGGCGTTGACACGTCGCCACCTAAGTTTTATCGACCGCGAAATTGGAGCAGGCTACGGGCAGCGCTGTACGCGTAAGACTGTTAATCGTGCTGTATACTGTTGCgtaagacggaccgatcccgccgctgacctccactgttgcgtaggcggaccgatcccgccgaagccaccactgttgcgaaagacggcgacgccaacacggccccggaggcgccactgctttcaactccgccgggaaggtcaccagccgtttggtagcgtatgtttatcagctcgcgactgcttctgcgcagagctgataagacgagcggacgagacgacggtgagttaaacaaggtttatgt
Protein-coding regions in this window:
- the LOC142817801 gene encoding uncharacterized protein LOC142817801, giving the protein MMPDLRVFPMQAALALLVVWLPAVSSDSACSHLLWQVHSSGVKTTSSGIFFNATSSAKLDHHLPTASTMTSLPGNHKSSLRTNLFLSGHGSSASSMMPDLRVFPMQIHKNTEVRGESKLGTATWRGTTPARELNFHARLFSHNRKQRLLQLTLDK